ACCCACCCCTCTTTATCTCATCAAGGGCCCTTCTGTAGACGCTCACTGTGGTGGCAACGTATTCAGGGGACCTCATCCGCCCCTCTATCTTAAGGGATCGGACTCCGGCTTCAACCAGTTCCTTGAGGTGCATGTAGGCTGAGATGTCCCTTGTGGATAGGAGGTACTCCTCCCTTAGCGACACCCTCCTCTTTGAGGGTTTTAACTGAAGGAGTTTATACCTCTTTCTGCATGGCTGGGCGCACCGGCCCCTGTTACCGCTTCTACCACCTATAAATGAGGATAGAAGGCACTGGCCAGAGTAACTGTAGCACAGGGCTCCATGTATGAAAACCTCAAGCTCCACGTCTGATTCAGCCGCAAGGGTTCTGACCTCATCAATGGAGAGCTCCCTTGCAAGTATAACCCTCTCAAGGCCCATCTTCTCAGCCCATCTTATCCCTGCCCTGTTGTGTATGGTCATCTGGGTTGAGGCATGGAATGGGAGGTCAAGGGATAACTCATCCCTCAGAACCAGGAGCGCTGGATCCTGTATGATCACAGCGTCTGCACCTGCACTGGAGAGTTCCTGGAGGTATTCAGCAACATCTGAAAGTTCAGAGTCCCTTAGGAGGGTATTGACAGTTACATACACGTTTCTGTCATGCAGGTGGGCGTATTCCACTGCCTCATGAATCTCCTGCAGGCTGAAGTTCTCTGCATAGTGCCGTGCACCGAAGTCCTTTCCTGAGAGGTAGACGGCATCGGCCCCTGCATTGATGGCGACCCTGAAGGAGTCAGGTGAACCTGCAGGTGCAAGGAGTTCCGGGATTTCCAAGTACTGTTACCTCCAGACAGAATAAGGATTTATTTTATCTCCTCAAGGACCTCGGTAACTATCTTGAGGAATTTCTGTACAAGGGCCCTGTTTTTCTCCTCACTGGCCCTGACACGGTCCTCTTCAATTTTTCTGTGAATTGCGATTGCATATATGTCTGCAAGGCGCTCCATTACCTCAAGATCCCTTTCATCGTAGTCCCCATCCTTCCCTGAAACTGCAAGTATTCCCACGAGTTCCTTGTTGAGTAGCGCAGGGGATGCCAGGAAGTTCTTTATTTCAATGTGGCCCTCAGGGACCTCCGTGGATTCAGGGTGTGAGGATGGATCATTTACAAGAAGGGGCTCCTTTTTTCTGATCACCAGATTCCAGAGACCACCCATCTCAGCGGATTCAGAGTCCATATGACACTCCCTTCCCACTTCCTCTGAGGTGAAGTAATTCCTCAGTTTGCCGTCTGATTCAAAGAAGCCTGCCATGCAGTATCTGCTACCTGTAAGTTTTTTTGCCCTTTCAATTATGCTCTTTGATATCTCCTCTAGTGGAAGGGGGGATAGGAGCTTCTTTGATACCTCTGCAAGGCTTTTGTTTATGGCAGTCTCCCTTTCAAGCGCCCTTCTTGCAACTTCCTTTTCGGTGACATCCCTGTGGACACCCACCACCCCCTTTATATTGCCCTCAAAGTCACGTAGGGGCGATAGGGTTGTTTCAAAATGGGGGTTATTCATGGTCTGCCAGACCCACTCATAGCTCACGGTTTCTCCCTTAAGTGCCCTTTCAATCATTTCGCTGTGAATCCTGTCACCGAAGACCTCGCTGACATTTTCACCCTGAACTTCATCTGCATCAACACCGTATTCTGCAAGTGGTCCTGGTGATATCATGGTTAGTCTTCCGTTGCTGTCAGCGGTGAACAGTATATCGCTTATTGATGAGAGTATGGCCCTGAAGAGTTCATCGTTTTCTGCAAGGCGCCTCTCGAGCTGGTGTTTGTGGAGGGCGACCTCTATGACGCTGTGGAGTTCCCGGTCCTCAAAGGGCTTTATTATGTATCCAAAGGGCCCTGTTATCTTGGCCCTTTTGAGGGTTTCCTCGTCGGAATAGGCGGTTATATAGATTATTGGAACCTTCATCCTTTTGGTTATCTCCTCAGCAGCCTCTATACCATCCATGTCCCCCTTGAGGACAATATCCATCAGTATGATGTCTGGCCTTGTTTTTTCAGCCATTTCAACGGCCTTTTCACCGGTGGAAACTGTGGCTGTAACCTGGTAACCCAGGGATTCAAGGCGCTGGCTTATATCAATGGCAACTATGCTCTCATCCTCAACCACCATGACCTTGGCTTTTGACATGTTCCACCTCTATAATAAAATTAATACTATAATTCTGTATCTAAATCATTATAAAGTTATGTTATGATTTCAAGGCATAGGGGAAGATATTTTACCTTCACCGATAGATTAATCTCTATGTACATATGCTTTGAGGGAATTGACGGGTCAGGTAAGACGACACATTCCGCCCTCACCGCGGAGTGGCTCAGGGAAAACGGATACAGGGTCTTTAATGTTAGGGAACCAACAGACTCCAGGATAGGGGGCCTCATAAGGGAGATGCTCTCCAGTCCCGATGCCAGGACACCTGATGGGCAGAGGATACTGGCTCTGCTCTTTGCTGCGGACCGCCTGACACTCAGGGGCAAAATAAAGGGGGAATGGGGTGGAAGTGTTGTGGTGAGTGACAGGTGCTACTATTCCAGTATGGTTTACCAGGAACCCGATGAATGGGTTTCTGAGATAAACAGGTTCGCACCAAAACCTGATATAGTCATACTACTTGACCTTGATGTTGAACTGGCAATGGAGAGATGTGGTGGTACCGATGAATTCGAGGATCCCTCATTTCTTTCACGTGTCAGGGAGAGGTACCTTGAACTCGCAGATAAAAATGAATTTTACATTGTTGATGCAGGGAGGGGGCTCAATATCATTCAGAGGGATATAAAGAGGATAATTGCCCCCCACCTTGGGATATGCCCCGATGGGATAAGATAGTGGTTGATGAACTCATTTTGCGCGACCTAACAGGGTAGCTGGAGTAATTATATGATAGATCCAGTGGATCGATGCACTCATTTTTCCTGGGGCCCCGGGTTCTCGAGTTCCTCTATCCTCTTTCTGATGGATTCAAGGATACGTTCCCTTGCCCTTTCAAGTTCCTCTAGCTCACCCCTCAACACGGGGCCATCGTCTGTCTGTATCAGTTCAACCTCGTATTCATCAATTATCTCAGCCATTGTTGTGTGTGTTATACCTGGCGGAAGTCTCATGTCGTAAAGCATCTAAACACCTTCCATGTAGTCCCTTACAGGTCCCAGCATGTCAATAAGGTACTCTGAGACCGCATTCTTCAGATCCAGCGGGTGTAGGTCGCCGCTGGAGTAGGTATTCAGGAGTTCGTCAAGGTCCAGTTCAAGGTCACCCCCGAATTTCTCAGGGCGACTTATGGTCATCCTGCCATATTCTGGCATTATAAAGTACTTCACGATTTCGATGATGGGGTTACCCTCCAGTTCCCCCATGGGACAGTAACTACCCTTCACCTTTTCCCTTATCTCATCGGGGGAGTCGTCCACTGCAATGAAGTTGCCCTTGCTGGAGGACATCTTCTCTGAGCCGTCGGTGCCGTGGAGCAGTGGGGTGTGTATGCATACCGGTGCATCGAAACCGAGCCTTGGGAGGTTCTCACGTGCCAGCATATGTATCTTTCGCTGTTCCATTCCACCCAGCGCCACATCCACATCAAGGTAGACCATGTCAATGACCTGCATGAGAGGATAGATAACCTCTGCAACCTTGTGATTCTTTGATTCCCTTGTTATCTGGGCCATGCTCCTCCTGGCACGGGTAAGTGTTGTTATGAGGGCCATTCTGTATACAAGGTCTGTGTACTCTGGCTGAGTCTGGAAGGATGAACCGAGGATGAACTCGGTTTTATCAGGTGAGAGTCCCAGTGCCAGGAAGCATTTCCTGTTGTAATCTGCCATCTCCCTTATCCGCTCCATGCTGCCCTTACCATTGAGGTATGCATGGTAGTCGGCAAGGAGTATCTTGACCCTGAAGCCGGCATCCTGCATCTCCCTCAGTTTCCTTATGGTTATAGCGTGTCCCAGATGGACCTTACCTGAGGGTTCATAGCCTGTGTAGACAACAGGTTCATCCTTCTTCAGGACTTCCAGCAGTTCATCGGGTGTTATGACCTCAAGAACATCACGGGTTAGGGTGTTGAGCGTATCATCCATCGGATCATTCCTCCGCCTCATCAATGATGTAGAGTCTCTTCTTAATTTCTATAACAGGAACCTGTTCTCCTATCTCAAGTTTTGATGTGTAGCTGTCAGCTTCAAGGTCCACGGGTTCAAATGTTTCAGGGTGAAGTACCTGTATCCTTCCAGGGGATCGTGCAGTCACTGTGGTTGTCTTAACATCACTGGCCCTCGCAACGAGGTCAATATTTTCATATTCTCCCCAGAGTATATTCTTCACATCACGGGTCTCAAGGTCCTTTACAGCCACACCACGCTTTCTGAGGTCAAGGACCGTGAGCATTCGATCCTGGTGCAGTAGGAAATCCCCTCTTCTGAAATCAGGGAGTCTGAGCGAGATCCATGTTCTGTAGAGTCCCTTACCGCTTGACTTATCCTGCCCAATTAGCCGTGGTGATTCGCGGACAATGCCACCGAGTTCCTCCCTGAGGGCGCTTACAACCTTTCTGGCGGATTTATGGGATCCTATGTAGTAGTCGACCCCCTCCTTCACCTCAACCCTCTGGGGGAGGTATGCCAGCTTATCCTTCCTTGAAAGCTTCAGGAGGGTCCTTTTAACTGTGAGGTCAGCCCTTTCTATTTCTGATTCATCCAGTTCCCTTCCATCGGCCCTTAACTGTATCACAGCTTCGTAGTAGCCTGATGCCTGTTTGCTGCAGGCCGGGCAGGCAGTGTTTGTGAGGCGGACCTCCACCCCGTACTCCTGGCTCACCATACTTCCGAGGACCTCAGCATCCACCTCCACCAGGCACTGGTAGATGGTGCCCCTCTGCTGTATTATTTCCAGTTCAATTTCAGGGTTTTCAACGGGGGGTTGCCATCTGATATTCTCCTCAAGGGCCCTGTATACTATTTCATCCTCAGGGAGGCCCTCGTCCACCCACTGGCCACTTATCAGTTTTGCATGGCAGTGGCTGCACACATAAACCTCTATTCTGGAGGGTATGCTGAGGATGGTGTAGTCCTCAAGGAAACAGTCCCTGCATAGTCCATCATATAATTCAGAATCAGAACTACCGCATCTGACACAGAACATTTTCTATAGCTGCTCCTCTATCTTCTCTAGACGTTCTTGAGGGGCGCCTTGGCACCGCATGCCTCACACTTGAGAAGGGATATCCGCCCCTCCCTGATTATCCTTGTATCAGGTCTGTTGCATTCGTGACATATGACGAATTTGTTGACGTAGTCCTCTATCCTCTCGTTTATGAGAAAGTGGGTGAATTTACCCTGGAGTATGGCCCTTCCACCCTCAAGGTTACCTGCGGTACCCAGTTCCCTCAAAAGGAATTTCAGAAGGTGCTGCGGGTCCCTGTTGAGGGCATCTGCGACCTCCCTGAAGTTCTGTATGAATGTCCTGTTTCCTTGTATAACTGAGTACGCCTTTGGAACCTCGAAACGTTTTGTTTCAAATACCTCTGGGGGCAGCTGCTCTATGGCCCTTTCAAGTAATTTTTCGTAATCATCCATAATCTATACCTCCGGTAAAAAGTGTGTAATGGAAAATTCAGACCACCTTAAGGTATCCCCTGGCGGGCTCAAATATTGCACCCTTGTCCTTGAGGATCCTTATCAGTTCCTCAACCTTTTCCTCACTCACGTTATATCTATCCATCATCTCAGTTATAAGAATATTGGTGGGTGCCCTGCCACCGTAGTCCTCCTCGTATTCCTTTATGAGTTCAAGTAGAAGGCGGAACTTGTCCCTCTCGGATTTGGGTGTTCTCCCCTCAACCTTGTCGATGTCTATCTTGCCTGTCTCAGGGTCATACCCCACCTGTTTCAGGCATGCCTGGGACAGTTTTATGGCCTTCCTGGCATCCTCTGCCTCCACGTGTTCCTTGAGTTTTATCTTTGCACTGGCCTCTGAGAGTCGTACAAGGGCCTCCAGCTGCCTTGCTGTTATGGGGACGGGGGAGTCCTCATCGGCTGCGCTGGCCCTCATTGATACGTAGAAGTCCTCAAGGACTTGCATCGCCTCATCTGTCAGCACGGGCCTCACATTCTTCCTTGCATAGGCTATGTACTTCCTCAGCAGTTCTGGATCTATTTCAAAGGGGGTGTGGTCCTCCTTATGTGTTTTCAGGATGTGTCTTGCAAGCTCCCTGTCCTTCTCCTCATCGGGTTTATCCTCCACAACGAATATCAGGTCAAAACGTGACAGTATGGTTGATGGAAGGTCTATCTGTTCTGCAATTGATTTGTAACTGTCGAATCTTCCGAATTTTGGGTTTGCGGCTGCCAGGACAGAGCACCTTGAGTTGAGGGTTGCCATTATACCTGCCTTGGCTATGCTTATTGTCTGCTGCTCCAGTGCCTCGTGGATGGCTGAACGGTCCTCATCACGCATCTTATCCAGTTCATCCACACAGACGTTACCCTTATCCCCAAGGACAAGGGCACCGGCCTCAAGGGACCATCCACCGAACTCATCCCTCACAGCCGCAGCGGTGAGCCCAACCCCTGAGGTACCTTTCCCGCTTGTATATATCCCCCTGGGGGCCAGCTTTGACACGTACTTGAGCATCTGGGACTTACCTATACCTGGGTCCCCGACTATGAGGATGTGTATGTCCCCACGGAGGCGGGTCTTATCATCGAGCTCCTTTCCGGTCCCCCCAAAGAGCTGAAGGGCTATGGCCTCCTTTACCTCACGGTAACCGTGTATTGATGGTGCGGTGGACCTTATGATCTTCTCGTATATGTTGGGGTCGGCTGCAAGCTCCTTTATTTTTTTCTCGTCCTCCTCACTTATCTGGAGCTCCTCGAACTCCTGTTCAAGGAACTCGGTGTAGTTTCCGTATATGAAGTTCTTGAATCGCCTGGTCCTCTCATCGCGGACTGTCCTCAGTGTACCTGTGACCCTCACGATGTCCCCTGGTGTGAGGGTGTCAACTAGGTCATCCTCAAGGACGACTGTTATCTGGCGGGGCTGTTCACCACCTGAGAGGTTCTCAAGGGGCTCCTGGAGTTTCAGTGTCTGGGTGTCCAGGAACTCTGATTCGTCCTGAAGGAGCCTGAAGGACCTGCCACCACACTCTGAGCAGAGAGATGGCTCTGTGATCATGTTGGTGGACTGGCTGACCTCATGGAGCCTCATGCAGCCCCTGCACTCAAAGACGGCCTTAACTATTCTGGGTCTTATCTCATCTGTCTTCCTTACAATACCGTCAACTACAACGAATTTACCTATGAATTTACTCCGGAGCTCCCGGAGGGGTATGACGTTACTGACTCCGCTGAACCTTATGTTGAGGTCCACGTTCTTCCTCAGCGGATCAATATTCCTTATGGCCTTCTGCGCGGCCCTTATCACATCGTCTGGTTTTTCAATTAGAAGGTCCGCAAGATCTGGATCGAACATTTCAAGGTCAAGGTAATCAACTTCAATTGATCTGACGTTTGGGTACTTCTCTATGGACTCAAATACCCTGTCCTTGTACTTCTGGAGTGAAAAGAATTCTTCGAATTTTGTTAGTGTCTTGCTCATATCCACGGTTTTCATCATGAAACTATATTATAATGACATTATAAAACCTTAATTGAGTGAGTGAACTAGCCTTATGTATGAACATGAAGATTTTTTTTCACAGTCACTGAATGTAAGGTGAGATCATG
This genomic stretch from Methanothermobacter sp. harbors:
- a CDS encoding 60S ribosomal export protein NMD3 — translated: MFCVRCGSSDSELYDGLCRDCFLEDYTILSIPSRIEVYVCSHCHAKLISGQWVDEGLPEDEIVYRALEENIRWQPPVENPEIELEIIQQRGTIYQCLVEVDAEVLGSMVSQEYGVEVRLTNTACPACSKQASGYYEAVIQLRADGRELDESEIERADLTVKRTLLKLSRKDKLAYLPQRVEVKEGVDYYIGSHKSARKVVSALREELGGIVRESPRLIGQDKSSGKGLYRTWISLRLPDFRRGDFLLHQDRMLTVLDLRKRGVAVKDLETRDVKNILWGEYENIDLVARASDVKTTTVTARSPGRIQVLHPETFEPVDLEADSYTSKLEIGEQVPVIEIKKRLYIIDEAEE
- the tmk gene encoding dTMP kinase, which gives rise to MYICFEGIDGSGKTTHSALTAEWLRENGYRVFNVREPTDSRIGGLIREMLSSPDARTPDGQRILALLFAADRLTLRGKIKGEWGGSVVVSDRCYYSSMVYQEPDEWVSEINRFAPKPDIVILLDLDVELAMERCGGTDEFEDPSFLSRVRERYLELADKNEFYIVDAGRGLNIIQRDIKRIIAPHLGICPDGIR
- a CDS encoding translation initiation factor IF-2 subunit beta; translated protein: MDDYEKLLERAIEQLPPEVFETKRFEVPKAYSVIQGNRTFIQNFREVADALNRDPQHLLKFLLRELGTAGNLEGGRAILQGKFTHFLINERIEDYVNKFVICHECNRPDTRIIREGRISLLKCEACGAKAPLKNV
- a CDS encoding GAF domain-containing protein, with amino-acid sequence MSKAKVMVVEDESIVAIDISQRLESLGYQVTATVSTGEKAVEMAEKTRPDIILMDIVLKGDMDGIEAAEEITKRMKVPIIYITAYSDEETLKRAKITGPFGYIIKPFEDRELHSVIEVALHKHQLERRLAENDELFRAILSSISDILFTADSNGRLTMISPGPLAEYGVDADEVQGENVSEVFGDRIHSEMIERALKGETVSYEWVWQTMNNPHFETTLSPLRDFEGNIKGVVGVHRDVTEKEVARRALERETAINKSLAEVSKKLLSPLPLEEISKSIIERAKKLTGSRYCMAGFFESDGKLRNYFTSEEVGRECHMDSESAEMGGLWNLVIRKKEPLLVNDPSSHPESTEVPEGHIEIKNFLASPALLNKELVGILAVSGKDGDYDERDLEVMERLADIYAIAIHRKIEEDRVRASEEKNRALVQKFLKIVTEVLEEIK
- the mcm gene encoding minichromosome maintenance protein MCM, yielding MMKTVDMSKTLTKFEEFFSLQKYKDRVFESIEKYPNVRSIEVDYLDLEMFDPDLADLLIEKPDDVIRAAQKAIRNIDPLRKNVDLNIRFSGVSNVIPLRELRSKFIGKFVVVDGIVRKTDEIRPRIVKAVFECRGCMRLHEVSQSTNMITEPSLCSECGGRSFRLLQDESEFLDTQTLKLQEPLENLSGGEQPRQITVVLEDDLVDTLTPGDIVRVTGTLRTVRDERTRRFKNFIYGNYTEFLEQEFEELQISEEDEKKIKELAADPNIYEKIIRSTAPSIHGYREVKEAIALQLFGGTGKELDDKTRLRGDIHILIVGDPGIGKSQMLKYVSKLAPRGIYTSGKGTSGVGLTAAAVRDEFGGWSLEAGALVLGDKGNVCVDELDKMRDEDRSAIHEALEQQTISIAKAGIMATLNSRCSVLAAANPKFGRFDSYKSIAEQIDLPSTILSRFDLIFVVEDKPDEEKDRELARHILKTHKEDHTPFEIDPELLRKYIAYARKNVRPVLTDEAMQVLEDFYVSMRASAADEDSPVPITARQLEALVRLSEASAKIKLKEHVEAEDARKAIKLSQACLKQVGYDPETGKIDIDKVEGRTPKSERDKFRLLLELIKEYEEDYGGRAPTNILITEMMDRYNVSEEKVEELIRILKDKGAIFEPARGYLKVV
- a CDS encoding tyrosine--tRNA ligase, whose product is MDDTLNTLTRDVLEVITPDELLEVLKKDEPVVYTGYEPSGKVHLGHAITIRKLREMQDAGFRVKILLADYHAYLNGKGSMERIREMADYNRKCFLALGLSPDKTEFILGSSFQTQPEYTDLVYRMALITTLTRARRSMAQITRESKNHKVAEVIYPLMQVIDMVYLDVDVALGGMEQRKIHMLARENLPRLGFDAPVCIHTPLLHGTDGSEKMSSSKGNFIAVDDSPDEIREKVKGSYCPMGELEGNPIIEIVKYFIMPEYGRMTISRPEKFGGDLELDLDELLNTYSSGDLHPLDLKNAVSEYLIDMLGPVRDYMEGV